A window of the Rhizobium sp. CB3090 genome harbors these coding sequences:
- a CDS encoding sugar ABC transporter permease, which produces MVSSKQSDEHWRSALAPYLALVPLFVVVVVFYLGTMAWSIGISFTGSKMLPVANFVGFAQYQRLFSEARWLFALRNIAFFGAAFMVSCLVAGFLLAVFLDQKVRGEGVLRSIFLFPYALSFIVTGLVWQWILNPGFGIQQAMRSLGWSDFTFSWITDQSLAIFAVAIAAFWQGSGLIMVVMLAGLRGVDTELWKAAKIDGIPTWRVYWSIVLPILRPTIATAVVLLAIGVVKAYDVVVAMTQGGPGIATDVPAKFIMDFLFQRQNIGLAMAGSTIMLLIVLILLIPYLHSQYFKQESRH; this is translated from the coding sequence ATGGTTTCTAGCAAGCAATCTGACGAGCACTGGCGCAGTGCTCTCGCCCCCTATCTAGCACTCGTGCCTCTCTTCGTCGTGGTGGTCGTCTTTTATCTAGGCACCATGGCATGGTCGATTGGCATTTCGTTCACCGGTTCAAAAATGCTGCCCGTGGCTAATTTCGTAGGGTTTGCACAGTACCAGCGTCTCTTTTCTGAGGCACGTTGGCTGTTCGCGCTCAGAAACATCGCCTTTTTCGGGGCGGCCTTCATGGTCTCCTGCCTGGTCGCGGGTTTTCTGCTTGCCGTCTTCTTGGACCAGAAAGTGCGTGGCGAGGGGGTCCTTCGCTCGATCTTCCTGTTCCCTTACGCGCTCTCCTTCATCGTCACCGGCCTTGTGTGGCAATGGATCCTCAACCCCGGTTTCGGGATCCAGCAAGCAATGCGCTCGCTTGGATGGTCCGATTTCACTTTCTCCTGGATCACGGACCAGAGCCTGGCAATCTTCGCGGTCGCCATCGCGGCTTTCTGGCAGGGTTCCGGGCTTATTATGGTGGTCATGCTAGCCGGGTTGCGAGGGGTCGACACGGAATTGTGGAAGGCAGCAAAAATTGACGGAATTCCGACATGGCGGGTCTACTGGTCGATCGTGCTTCCAATCCTGAGGCCGACGATCGCGACGGCCGTAGTCCTCCTCGCGATCGGCGTGGTCAAGGCTTATGATGTCGTGGTCGCGATGACCCAGGGCGGGCCGGGCATCGCCACGGACGTCCCGGCGAAGTTCATCATGGACTTCCTATTCCAGCGGCAAAACATCGGCCTGGCGATGGCGGGATCCACGATCATGCTCCTCATCGTGCTGATACTGCTGATCCCTTACCTCCACTCCCAATATTTCAAACAGGAATCGAGGCACTGA
- a CDS encoding glycoside hydrolase family 3 protein yields the protein MKLPYPPRGIDSMEEDAKWSWLDTSLSPDVRAAMVVETMTDDEKFSWLYGPMAVPFGKFEKPEGALGSAGFFPAIERLGIPARQETDATLGIGNLNDVRPGDTATALPSSLLLGASFDPAIAFETGALIGSEAHAKGFNVILAGGANLVREPRAGRNFENVSEDPLLTGVIAGNSIAGIQSQSVVSTVKHFVLNAEETGRVMLSADIEEAALRESDLLAFQIAIEIGSPGSVMPGYNLVNGEYASENGFLLNTVLKGEWGFPGWVMSDWGATHSTEKAIRAGLDVQSGANLDTENFFGAALRAAVERGDVPGERINDSLRRQLRSLFAIGAVDRPAVRGGSIDYDGHRKIAQRAAEAGIVLLRNENAALPIAKGKRRLLVVGRHADLGVLSGGGSSSVTPTGSVKLPGVSFVGLQIPKVYHPSSPLHAIKMAAAAEDIVYLDGEDIDAAAKAARGADAVIVFAGAWRTEGMDAPNLDLPDGQDVLIDALAGANPATIVVLETGGPVLMPWFDRVAAVVLSFFSGNGGGEAIARVLFGHVNPSGRLPVTFPASLDQLPRPGQIDPASVVSNPGVPVDGNIVHVSYDIEGADVGYRWFEREKLIPLLPFGYGLSYTRFSYGDLVLREAGGQLQAIVSVTNEGPRVGAEVVQLYARFDAPTGFVSRLVGFAKLELAPGETGTTEMTVDPRLISRFNTDAKCWRLEAGTYHFSVRRNAAETEREIAIDLDEKNLRP from the coding sequence ATGAAGTTGCCATATCCGCCACGCGGAATCGACAGCATGGAAGAGGATGCAAAGTGGTCCTGGCTGGATACGTCTCTTTCGCCAGATGTCCGTGCGGCGATGGTAGTGGAGACGATGACAGATGACGAGAAGTTCTCCTGGTTGTACGGTCCTATGGCCGTCCCTTTCGGAAAATTCGAAAAACCGGAGGGCGCCCTCGGGTCGGCCGGCTTCTTTCCTGCCATCGAACGGCTGGGCATTCCGGCGCGGCAGGAGACGGATGCGACGCTTGGCATTGGCAATCTCAATGACGTGCGGCCGGGAGACACGGCCACGGCATTGCCCTCTTCGCTGCTTTTGGGGGCCAGTTTCGATCCCGCGATCGCCTTCGAGACAGGAGCGCTCATCGGCAGTGAAGCACATGCCAAGGGCTTCAACGTTATTCTGGCTGGCGGTGCGAATCTCGTGCGCGAACCGCGAGCCGGGCGAAATTTCGAAAATGTATCGGAGGATCCGCTGCTCACCGGCGTCATCGCCGGAAACTCTATCGCAGGGATCCAGTCGCAATCAGTGGTTTCTACGGTGAAGCACTTCGTGCTGAATGCCGAAGAAACCGGCCGCGTGATGCTGAGCGCCGACATAGAGGAGGCGGCGCTTCGTGAATCTGATCTGCTGGCCTTTCAGATTGCCATCGAAATCGGCAGCCCTGGCTCCGTCATGCCCGGTTACAACCTCGTCAACGGCGAATATGCATCCGAGAACGGGTTCCTTCTCAACACGGTGCTCAAGGGCGAGTGGGGTTTCCCCGGCTGGGTTATGTCCGACTGGGGTGCGACACATTCGACGGAAAAGGCCATTCGCGCCGGACTTGACGTGCAATCAGGGGCCAATCTCGATACTGAGAATTTCTTTGGCGCAGCGCTGCGGGCCGCAGTCGAGCGGGGCGATGTGCCGGGGGAGCGAATTAACGATTCTTTGCGCCGCCAACTTCGCAGTCTTTTTGCGATCGGGGCTGTCGATCGGCCGGCAGTGCGGGGAGGGTCCATTGATTACGATGGCCATCGCAAAATCGCACAGCGCGCCGCAGAGGCGGGGATCGTCCTCTTGCGCAACGAAAACGCCGCCCTGCCTATTGCTAAGGGCAAGAGGCGTCTGCTGGTGGTCGGCCGACATGCCGATCTCGGGGTGCTTTCTGGCGGGGGGTCCTCCTCTGTCACCCCGACAGGAAGCGTCAAGCTCCCTGGGGTTTCCTTTGTCGGACTGCAAATCCCGAAAGTTTATCATCCATCTTCGCCCCTGCACGCGATCAAAATGGCGGCGGCAGCTGAAGACATCGTGTATCTCGACGGCGAGGATATCGATGCGGCGGCGAAAGCGGCGCGCGGGGCCGACGCGGTGATCGTTTTTGCCGGTGCTTGGCGCACGGAAGGAATGGATGCTCCTAACCTGGACCTGCCGGACGGTCAGGACGTGCTGATCGACGCGCTGGCAGGGGCCAACCCCGCCACGATCGTTGTGCTCGAGACGGGCGGCCCTGTCTTAATGCCATGGTTCGACCGTGTGGCGGCGGTCGTGCTGTCATTCTTCTCCGGAAACGGCGGGGGCGAGGCCATCGCTCGTGTTCTCTTTGGCCATGTCAATCCTTCCGGCCGGCTACCCGTTACATTCCCCGCCTCCTTGGATCAGCTTCCGCGCCCGGGCCAAATCGATCCGGCTTCAGTGGTGTCCAATCCCGGCGTACCTGTCGACGGCAACATCGTTCACGTTTCTTACGATATCGAAGGAGCGGATGTGGGCTATCGTTGGTTCGAGCGCGAAAAGCTGATACCGCTCTTGCCGTTCGGCTATGGTCTTTCCTACACGCGCTTTTCATATGGCGATCTTGTGCTGCGGGAGGCCGGTGGCCAATTGCAGGCGATCGTGTCCGTCACGAACGAGGGGCCGCGCGTCGGCGCGGAGGTCGTGCAACTCTATGCCCGTTTCGACGCGCCTACCGGTTTCGTCTCGAGGCTTGTCGGGTTTGCAAAGCTGGAGCTTGCTCCCGGGGAAACAGGCACGACGGAAATGACCGTCGATCCTCGGTTGATCAGCCGATTTAACACGGATGCCAAGTGCTGGCGGCTGGAAGCCGGAACTTACCATTTCAGCGTTAGGCGGAACGCCGCCGAGACGGAAAGGGAGATTGCAATCGATCTCGACGAAAAGAACCTTCGCCCCTGA
- a CDS encoding LacI family DNA-binding transcriptional regulator, with amino-acid sequence MATIRDVAKLAGVGLGTASRVLSGSGSVSESAKLAVQDAVRKLNFRPSSTARALSKRQSGIIGVLAPLFHGYYYATAISLTERQIRSAGKHMVLMSSRGEKDSRWDDARGLASLMERNCDGILILGTALSERELLAAAIQGPAIAILNRRINALDEACFSIDHFAAGRAVGQHMLAQGHRQFATITGPMDIEDARLRHEGFVGALSERGVALDPALIVEGNYEMEGGELGAAVLLSAGRPFTGLFCGNDETAISAKNSLKRAGINPYIVGYDNMSLLDYAGIEISSVEVPIADLVSNACAYLLNRCYGVEGAVSRAFSARLIVRG; translated from the coding sequence ATGGCCACGATCAGGGATGTAGCAAAACTCGCCGGAGTCGGGCTGGGAACCGCTTCCAGAGTGCTGAGCGGTTCGGGGTCCGTCTCGGAATCGGCGAAGCTGGCGGTGCAGGATGCCGTTAGGAAACTCAACTTTCGACCTTCCTCAACGGCAAGGGCACTGTCGAAAAGGCAGTCCGGCATCATTGGCGTCCTGGCGCCGCTCTTCCATGGGTACTATTATGCGACGGCGATTTCGCTGACGGAACGACAGATCAGAAGCGCCGGCAAACACATGGTTCTCATGTCCTCGCGCGGTGAAAAAGACAGCCGTTGGGATGACGCGCGGGGCCTCGCCTCACTGATGGAACGCAATTGCGACGGAATACTTATCCTCGGCACCGCGCTCAGCGAACGAGAGCTGCTTGCTGCAGCCATTCAGGGTCCAGCCATTGCCATCCTCAACCGGCGTATCAACGCACTCGACGAAGCGTGCTTTTCTATCGATCACTTTGCCGCGGGCCGCGCTGTGGGCCAGCATATGCTGGCCCAAGGGCATCGGCAGTTCGCGACCATCACCGGACCAATGGACATCGAGGATGCGCGTTTGCGGCATGAGGGTTTCGTAGGCGCGCTGAGCGAACGCGGCGTGGCGTTGGACCCGGCTCTTATCGTAGAGGGCAACTACGAGATGGAGGGAGGCGAGCTAGGCGCGGCTGTGCTACTTTCCGCAGGCAGGCCTTTTACTGGACTGTTTTGCGGAAACGACGAAACTGCGATATCAGCCAAAAACAGCCTCAAACGAGCGGGAATTAATCCCTACATCGTCGGGTATGACAACATGTCTCTGCTCGACTATGCGGGTATAGAGATCAGTTCGGTGGAAGTTCCGATCGCCGATCTCGTTTCGAATGCATGCGCGTATCTGCTCAATCGCTGTTACGGCGTCGAGGGAGCCGTCAGCCGCGCGTTTTCCGCCCGTCTGATCGTTCGCGGGTAG
- a CDS encoding ABC transporter substrate-binding protein, which translates to MKKLLLTTAFIACMAPITALAKDKAEVIHWWTSGGESKAISVIADAFKAEGGDWVDRAVAGGEAARLDAINAINGGQAPDMAQFNTSNQFRELIDGGLLANLDSVAAAQDWDKVLPAPIRDVIKVDGHYYAAPVNVHNPAWIWYSKTAFEKAKIAGEPKTREEFFAALEALKASGVTPLALGGQPWQERLTFDAVLLHFGGKDLYLKFLGAEGATTVDTPEFRQVLADFKRLKNYIDAGSPNRNWNEATAMVINATAGVQIMGDWAKGEFSAAGEHAGIDFGCIPGFGSHPSYMIAGDVFIFPKLDDEQRSATQKRLATLMLSPKVQIDFNTLKGSIPARTDVDGKTMDSCAQIGMKIAADPNRQVPNPEMLLPPDIQGSVNDVISNFWNTNQTVDEAVAALRAALAR; encoded by the coding sequence ATGAAAAAACTGCTTCTGACGACTGCGTTCATCGCATGCATGGCGCCTATCACCGCTTTGGCGAAGGATAAGGCCGAGGTAATTCACTGGTGGACATCAGGCGGGGAGTCCAAGGCGATTTCCGTTATCGCGGATGCCTTCAAAGCCGAGGGCGGCGACTGGGTCGATCGGGCTGTGGCAGGCGGTGAGGCCGCGAGACTTGACGCGATCAATGCGATCAATGGCGGGCAGGCACCGGACATGGCTCAGTTCAACACTTCCAACCAGTTTCGCGAACTGATCGACGGCGGGTTGCTGGCTAATCTCGACAGCGTCGCCGCGGCGCAGGACTGGGACAAGGTGCTGCCGGCGCCCATTCGCGACGTCATCAAGGTTGACGGACATTACTACGCCGCCCCGGTCAACGTCCATAATCCGGCATGGATCTGGTATTCGAAGACCGCATTCGAAAAGGCGAAAATCGCCGGTGAGCCGAAGACAAGGGAAGAATTCTTCGCCGCGCTCGAAGCGCTAAAGGCGTCGGGCGTCACACCGCTGGCGTTGGGCGGCCAGCCGTGGCAGGAACGTTTGACCTTCGACGCGGTGCTGCTGCATTTCGGCGGCAAGGATCTTTACCTGAAATTCCTTGGTGCGGAGGGAGCGACTACTGTCGATACACCGGAGTTCCGTCAGGTGCTGGCGGATTTCAAGCGTCTAAAGAACTATATCGATGCTGGTTCGCCGAACCGCAACTGGAACGAAGCGACAGCGATGGTCATCAACGCCACCGCTGGCGTGCAGATCATGGGAGATTGGGCCAAAGGCGAGTTCAGTGCTGCGGGCGAGCACGCGGGGATTGATTTCGGCTGCATCCCCGGCTTCGGGAGCCACCCATCCTATATGATCGCCGGCGACGTTTTCATTTTCCCGAAGCTCGACGACGAACAGCGTTCGGCAACCCAGAAGCGTCTCGCGACGCTCATGTTGTCGCCCAAGGTTCAGATCGATTTCAACACTCTCAAGGGCTCCATTCCGGCTCGAACCGATGTTGACGGAAAGACGATGGATTCATGTGCCCAGATCGGGATGAAGATTGCCGCCGATCCGAACCGCCAAGTTCCGAATCCGGAAATGCTTTTGCCACCGGATATCCAGGGTTCGGTGAACGATGTGATTTCTAATTTCTGGAACACCAACCAAACCGTGGACGAAGCCGTTGCGGCTCTCCGGGCGGCACTCGCCCGGTAG
- a CDS encoding dihydrodipicolinate synthase family protein has translation MSSFRGVFPYLATPVHSDESVNSEMLGRVCDHLIRAGVHGLAPLGSTGEFAYLSHSARATVVKATVEATAGRVPVIAGVASTTTADAVAQARSYERMGADGILAVLEAYFPLSEQQVETYFTAIADAVDIPVVIYTNPNFQRSDLTLSVIERLSLHRRIVGIKDASTNTGRLLSIMQRCGDDISVFAASSHIPAAVMMIGGKGWMAGPACIAPRQSVALFEHCASGRWDEAMAVQRRLWKLNEAFARFNLAACIKAGLLIQGFDVGSPIAPQSPLSVEDRRELEHLLSELG, from the coding sequence ATGTCCAGCTTTAGAGGCGTGTTTCCGTACCTGGCCACTCCGGTTCACAGCGACGAGAGCGTGAATTCGGAAATGCTTGGTCGAGTTTGCGATCATCTGATCCGCGCGGGGGTCCACGGACTGGCGCCGCTCGGATCGACCGGCGAATTCGCCTACCTCTCGCACAGTGCGCGCGCCACTGTCGTCAAAGCGACGGTCGAAGCCACCGCAGGCCGTGTGCCCGTCATTGCCGGCGTCGCCTCGACCACGACGGCGGATGCCGTCGCCCAGGCAAGGAGCTACGAGCGCATGGGCGCCGATGGCATTCTGGCAGTGCTGGAAGCCTATTTCCCGCTGTCGGAACAGCAGGTGGAAACATATTTCACCGCGATTGCCGATGCCGTCGACATTCCGGTTGTTATCTACACGAACCCGAACTTCCAGAGATCCGACTTGACGCTATCGGTGATCGAGCGGCTCTCGCTTCACCGGCGCATCGTCGGCATCAAGGACGCTTCGACCAATACCGGGCGCCTGTTGTCGATCATGCAGCGCTGCGGGGACGACATCAGCGTCTTTGCCGCCTCGTCGCATATTCCCGCGGCCGTCATGATGATCGGGGGCAAGGGCTGGATGGCCGGCCCTGCATGCATCGCACCCCGACAGAGCGTCGCGCTCTTCGAACATTGTGCAAGCGGTCGCTGGGACGAGGCGATGGCGGTGCAGCGCCGATTGTGGAAGCTCAACGAAGCATTCGCCCGCTTCAATCTGGCGGCCTGCATCAAGGCGGGTCTTTTGATCCAAGGCTTCGATGTCGGCTCGCCGATCGCACCACAGTCCCCGTTGTCGGTCGAAGACCGCCGAGAGCTCGAGCATCTGCTGAGCGAACTTGGCTGA
- a CDS encoding MFS transporter, translating to MEAKQRRRAIVVSCLGWSLDLFDLFILLYVAPVIGALFFPSEYPTLSLAAVYASFAVTLFMRPVGSAIFGHFADAHGRKGAMTVAMIGVGVSTAAFGALPTIQQAGLVAPILFLALRLVQGVFVGGVVASTHTVGTEAVPANWRGFMSGLVGGGGAAIGALLASVVYLVTSAIFPGDAFAQWGWRFMFFAGLLSSVLGLYISRNLDESPFFKKLQEEKAARKVTKPAAPLKTLFSGGYRNVLLVNVLITFGSGAGYYLSSGYMPTFLKVINSVSNYTAALILMGASVAAFISSVLVGMLSDQIGRKRTFLLVGTAAVVLLPLCYLGLAGTTDLTHIVLYALAIAFIGNAGYAPVLIFLNERFPTAVRASGTGLSWNIGFALGGMTPTFASLVSKTPSDIPTSLAFFTVGVFVIYLIGAFIVPETKGKFE from the coding sequence ATGGAGGCCAAGCAAAGGCGCAGGGCGATTGTCGTTTCCTGCCTTGGCTGGTCGCTCGACCTGTTCGACCTCTTCATCCTCTTGTATGTGGCGCCAGTCATCGGGGCACTTTTCTTCCCGTCCGAGTATCCGACCCTTTCGCTTGCAGCCGTCTACGCGTCATTCGCGGTCACGCTCTTCATGCGTCCAGTCGGCTCGGCGATCTTCGGTCATTTCGCCGATGCACATGGACGCAAGGGTGCGATGACCGTCGCGATGATCGGCGTCGGCGTCAGCACCGCCGCCTTCGGCGCGCTACCGACGATCCAGCAAGCCGGCCTAGTCGCTCCGATCCTTTTTCTCGCCCTGAGATTGGTTCAGGGCGTGTTTGTCGGCGGCGTCGTCGCGTCCACTCACACGGTCGGCACGGAGGCTGTCCCGGCGAACTGGCGGGGCTTCATGTCGGGTCTGGTCGGCGGCGGCGGCGCAGCCATCGGCGCGCTGCTTGCCTCCGTCGTCTACCTTGTTACGTCTGCCATCTTTCCGGGTGATGCGTTCGCTCAATGGGGCTGGCGCTTCATGTTCTTTGCCGGTCTGCTGAGCAGCGTCCTTGGCCTTTATATTTCCCGCAACCTGGACGAATCACCGTTCTTCAAAAAACTGCAGGAGGAAAAGGCGGCCAGGAAGGTTACAAAACCCGCCGCCCCGTTGAAGACGCTGTTTTCGGGCGGGTACCGCAACGTGCTCTTGGTAAACGTCCTCATCACGTTCGGCAGCGGTGCGGGATACTATCTCAGCTCGGGATACATGCCGACATTTCTGAAGGTCATCAACAGCGTCTCGAACTACACCGCCGCTCTCATCCTCATGGGCGCCAGTGTCGCTGCTTTTATCTCATCGGTCCTCGTCGGCATGCTGAGCGATCAGATCGGCAGAAAGCGGACGTTTCTGCTTGTCGGCACGGCAGCGGTGGTTCTTTTGCCGCTCTGCTATCTCGGACTGGCCGGCACGACGGACCTGACCCATATCGTGCTCTACGCGCTTGCAATCGCCTTCATCGGAAACGCAGGCTATGCACCTGTCCTGATCTTCCTGAACGAACGGTTTCCAACTGCTGTACGCGCCAGCGGCACCGGCTTGTCCTGGAATATCGGCTTTGCGCTGGGTGGCATGACGCCAACCTTCGCCTCGCTGGTGAGTAAAACCCCAAGCGACATTCCAACCTCGCTTGCGTTTTTTACCGTCGGTGTCTTCGTGATCTACCTGATCGGGGCGTTCATCGTCCCCGAGACAAAAGGCAAATTTGAGTAG
- a CDS encoding ABC transporter ATP-binding protein produces the protein MTKNVSVKDLEISYGAHKIVEHLDIEIERGEFLVLLGPSGCGKSTLLSAIAGLAKVTGGTIHIGERDVTRAEPKSRGIGMVFQSYALYPTMSVRKNISFGLKMAGANAAEQARKVNEVAAFLQITQLLDRKPSQLSGGQRQRVAIGRALARSADIYLFDEPLSNLDAKLRNELRYEIKRLHSELGTTMVYVTHDQIEAMTLSTRIAVMKDGKIQQLATPSEIYARPANLFVAGFVGSPAMNFIEGDLRTNASGTSDFVGGGFSLSLPARYAQREVVLGIRPEQFLRNGSGVAGTVTMTEEMGPEGLFWLEVGGKKMSVRSSMSDLPRPGQKLEIGVDLSAMSLFCKETGARIGKPTQMPN, from the coding sequence ATGACAAAGAATGTCTCAGTGAAGGATCTGGAGATCTCCTACGGCGCGCACAAGATCGTGGAGCATCTCGATATCGAAATTGAACGTGGCGAATTCCTCGTCCTGCTCGGTCCGTCGGGCTGCGGTAAGTCGACGCTCCTCTCTGCCATCGCTGGCCTTGCAAAAGTCACAGGCGGCACGATCCATATCGGGGAGCGGGACGTGACCCGAGCCGAGCCCAAGAGCCGGGGTATCGGCATGGTGTTCCAGTCCTACGCCCTCTATCCAACGATGTCGGTGCGCAAGAACATCAGCTTTGGACTTAAGATGGCCGGCGCGAACGCGGCCGAACAGGCGCGCAAAGTCAATGAGGTCGCGGCGTTCCTGCAGATCACGCAGCTCCTCGACCGCAAGCCCTCGCAATTGTCCGGCGGTCAGCGCCAGCGCGTCGCGATCGGCCGCGCCTTGGCCCGCAGCGCCGATATCTACCTGTTCGATGAGCCTCTCTCCAATCTCGACGCCAAGCTACGCAACGAGCTTCGCTACGAAATTAAGCGTCTCCATTCCGAACTTGGGACGACCATGGTTTATGTGACCCACGATCAGATCGAAGCAATGACACTTTCGACCCGCATCGCGGTGATGAAAGACGGGAAGATCCAGCAATTGGCGACGCCGAGCGAGATCTATGCACGTCCTGCAAACCTCTTCGTTGCAGGATTCGTCGGCTCGCCGGCAATGAACTTCATCGAGGGCGATCTGCGAACCAATGCCTCAGGCACATCGGATTTCGTAGGTGGCGGTTTTAGCCTGTCGCTTCCGGCGCGCTACGCGCAGCGGGAAGTGGTTCTCGGCATACGCCCTGAACAGTTTCTCCGCAATGGAAGCGGCGTCGCGGGCACGGTGACGATGACGGAAGAAATGGGGCCAGAAGGGCTCTTCTGGTTGGAGGTCGGCGGAAAGAAAATGTCAGTTCGCTCCAGCATGTCCGACTTGCCAAGACCAGGCCAGAAGCTCGAGATCGGAGTTGACCTCAGCGCCATGTCGCTATTCTGCAAGGAGACAGGCGCAAGGATTGGGAAGCCGACACAGATGCCGAATTGA
- a CDS encoding carbohydrate ABC transporter permease — protein MSEDSTFSWGRLGIYAVLIAAAAFYLLPLYVMVVTSLKTMPEIRDGNLFALPHAPSLDAWRKAWTTACTGLACDGIQVGFRNSVNIVLPSVLVSIFVGALNGYALVFWNPRGGVWLFCALLVGAFVPYQVFIYPLTKMLAATGLFKTLSGLVFVHTIFGMPIMTMLFRNYFSSLPVELFNAARVDGAGFLAIFFQVMLPLSTPIIIVAVIMQVTGIWNDFLFGLVFGSGEGVPMTVQLNNIVNSTTGEREYNVNMAATILTSLVPLVVYLMSGKYFVRGIAAGAVKG, from the coding sequence ATGAGCGAAGACTCTACCTTTTCCTGGGGGCGTCTCGGAATCTATGCGGTACTCATTGCGGCCGCCGCGTTCTATCTGCTGCCCCTTTATGTAATGGTGGTCACGTCCCTGAAGACAATGCCTGAAATCCGGGACGGCAATCTCTTTGCCTTGCCGCACGCACCATCTCTCGATGCCTGGCGCAAAGCTTGGACAACGGCTTGCACAGGCCTTGCCTGCGACGGCATTCAGGTCGGATTCCGGAATTCCGTCAACATCGTGCTTCCATCCGTGCTGGTTTCGATCTTTGTTGGCGCCCTGAACGGCTACGCCCTGGTCTTCTGGAATCCTCGGGGTGGCGTTTGGCTGTTCTGCGCCTTGCTGGTGGGTGCCTTTGTCCCCTACCAAGTCTTCATCTATCCACTGACAAAGATGCTGGCGGCCACCGGCTTGTTCAAGACGTTGAGTGGTTTGGTTTTCGTGCACACGATCTTCGGGATGCCGATCATGACGATGCTCTTCCGCAATTATTTCAGCTCACTGCCGGTCGAACTCTTCAATGCCGCACGCGTCGACGGGGCGGGGTTCCTGGCGATCTTCTTCCAGGTGATGCTGCCCCTGAGCACGCCAATAATCATCGTCGCGGTCATCATGCAGGTTACGGGGATCTGGAACGACTTTCTGTTCGGTCTCGTCTTCGGCAGCGGCGAGGGCGTGCCGATGACTGTTCAGCTTAACAACATCGTCAATTCCACGACCGGCGAGCGCGAATACAACGTCAACATGGCGGCGACAATACTGACCTCACTGGTTCCACTTGTCGTGTATCTCATGTCAGGCAAATACTTTGTGCGCGGCATTGCGGCCGGCGCCGTGAAAGGCTGA
- a CDS encoding LysR family transcriptional regulator, with product MIQSQAVVYFSEVVSTGSLRKAAENLLITPSAISRQIAQLEDELGAPLFYRSSRGMVLTDAGNALLRFAEENSSSILKLRTTIDGLGNLTRGSVRLAVVEATTSDFLPTLLAEFSREHPNIHFEVRVCGTQEIADHVSADRADVGLAFNVLSRDDLVLQGRMVQPLHIICRPGHPLATNHAMSIRDLGETAVALPDRSFGIRYLVDQAAEREKVGLNVRYEADSLQLIKKIVSRSDVVGFMPPLTFENERSAGALSAVQLLDVPSERSTLDIVTSRYRNPSAAARAFLSGILMRIKEL from the coding sequence GTGATCCAGAGTCAGGCAGTCGTGTATTTTTCGGAAGTCGTCAGCACGGGGTCTTTGAGAAAGGCTGCCGAAAACCTGCTCATCACGCCGAGCGCCATCAGCAGGCAGATCGCCCAGCTCGAAGATGAACTGGGAGCGCCACTCTTCTATCGCTCGTCTCGCGGCATGGTGCTGACCGATGCTGGAAACGCTCTTTTACGCTTCGCAGAGGAAAACAGCTCCAGCATCCTTAAACTGCGAACGACGATCGACGGGCTCGGCAACCTTACCCGCGGCAGCGTGCGTCTGGCGGTCGTGGAAGCGACGACGAGCGATTTTCTTCCCACCCTGCTTGCAGAATTTTCACGCGAGCACCCGAATATCCATTTCGAGGTCCGCGTTTGCGGAACACAGGAAATTGCCGACCATGTCTCGGCCGATCGCGCCGACGTCGGCCTCGCCTTCAATGTGCTGAGCCGTGACGATCTGGTTTTGCAAGGCCGCATGGTCCAACCCCTTCATATCATATGCCGGCCAGGTCATCCGTTGGCGACGAACCACGCAATGTCGATACGGGACCTCGGGGAAACGGCGGTGGCCTTGCCTGACCGTTCGTTTGGAATTCGCTATCTTGTCGATCAGGCGGCCGAGCGGGAGAAGGTGGGCCTGAACGTGCGCTATGAGGCGGATTCGCTTCAGTTGATCAAGAAGATCGTCTCACGCTCGGATGTCGTCGGGTTCATGCCGCCACTCACATTCGAAAACGAGCGATCGGCAGGGGCTTTAAGCGCCGTGCAGTTGCTGGATGTGCCGTCGGAACGCTCCACGCTGGATATCGTTACCTCAAGGTATCGAAACCCGTCGGCGGCAGCCCGGGCGTTCCTGAGCGGAATCCTCATGAGGATCAAAGAGTTATAG